One Nicotiana tabacum cultivar K326 chromosome 23, ASM71507v2, whole genome shotgun sequence genomic window, TTTTTTGacataaatatattatttgagcaaaactTTTTGTATTCGGCTTCACTCCTGATAAATACTTAATATTTTGTGCACAGAAATATTTTTAGAAGGACCTGTCTGGCATGAGAGTGAAGGGTAGTAATAAAAGCACACGTGTAAGATCTGACATGATTCAGTGACATTATAGAAGTAAAGTGGTCCTCTTGACTCTGTTTAGTGATAGAAAATTAGGAAGGAACCAACGAATCAAAGTGCAGAACCACACGTGAGGCTACTCCATATTTCATCAGTGTCTGTCCCTATTAGGAGTCCGTTTGGAtataagaatttttttatttttttaaaaaaataaattttattttttttcgaaattagtgtttgaccataaaatttttaatttcacttgaaaataaattttggaattttttaaaattttaaaaaatttcaaaaagccgttttttaaaattttcactcacaaaacttcaaaaataacccaaaattatatttatgtccaaacacaactctaattttcagataatattttcacttaaatttttttttttttttttgtaattttataatttttatgtccaaacgcccactaagatCCCTTTATTATGGGGGAAAATAAGACCCTCTTTACCGCAACTTCTTTCGCACACTCAAATAGATCACAATAAGAAATTAGAGCTATTGAATAACATTCTTGTATATGTGGTATAACGATTACTCTCATGGGCGAAAACCATTTAAAATTATGTTCAATCTATTAAGATAGGCATAATACATAAATATGCCCTCAAACTTGGCCTCAGCTGGCAACTATGCCCTCCAGCTTTGGGTGCACAAGTAGGCGCCTCAACTTGTATAAAGTTGAACACGTAAACACAGATGCTTATGTGGCACTGATATGGCACCTACATTTTAGAGGTGTCTAGGTGATCATTTTGTAAGTTGGAGTGTTCAACTGACAAAATAGAGACAAATTGAGGTACCTACTTGTGCACACCCAAAGTTGGAGGGCATACTTGCCAGCAGAGGCCAAGTTTGAGAGCATGTTTATGTATTATGTCATTGAGATATGCGTAAACTGAATCGAACGGGGCATcattaacaataacaacaacatacccagtgtaatTTCATAAATGAGGCCTAGAGATGATAGTGTGTATGCAGTCTTATCTTGTGCGGGTAAATATGTTGTTTTCACTAGACTCTCAGTTCAAAGCAAACATGCATAATCACAACAAAATAGAGAGAAAAATACAATAGTGAAAAAGTCAAAGTAGTTATTAAATGATTATCGGTTACGAAGCTCCTTGATGCATTAGGCACATAAAAAGCTCATATTAAGCCCGCCAAACTTTTAGTAAAATGCTTAATTATATAAAAATCACACGTCAAAGATACAAATTCGAATCGATACTTTTTTAGTCAAAGACCATTATGTTTATGCCAAGTATCTAATAATATAGTCTGGAAAAGATCAAACATATCAACAAATATGGTTAAAGACCGGTAGTAAAACATCATTTCAGTAACCCAAAAGTTTCAAACATGTTTCAAGACGTACATTATTTTTCATCATGTATGTTTTTCTTATCCATATACTATGTGGACCAATCATATATTTTACGCTGGGGCGGTCCATAATATAATATGTGGGTTAATGTGAATATGGTAGTTTTTGCTTATATTCAGTATAAATATATTcactaaatatctataaataattGAATGTGAATCccattattattgtatattaacttgAGACTTCAGATCAATAAAAACATAAAGTTCAAATATTGGATCGTCCTTTAATTTTACGCGCACATTTAAAAGAAACCAAACTAATTTCTTACCCTCAAAACATCTCCGAGGTATATCACTATTTCTTTCATTGTAGGCCTAGCCTCTTGATCGCTATTTGTGCAGCTCAAAGCTATATTCAATACATTGAAagcttgttttctttctttgccTTGCACTATAAATTCAAACTCCCCATTTTCCACCTCTTCTTTCTTCATCCCTTGCCTTCCTAATATGTCCAACAAAATAATACCAAAATTATACACATCACTTTTCTGGCTTAGCAATTCATGAGAATATGCATATTCATAAGGGAGTGGCTTCTTTTGCCAGGTATCGGAAAACTCTGTCCTCTCTGCTAATTGCGCGAAGCCATAGTCGGAAAGACAAGCAGTGAAATCAATGTTGATCATGATATTTGATGCCTTGACATTGCCATGAACATTTAAGTATATGTCCTTGTGAtccttaatttgattttttggttgattttgagaGTGGATAAATGCAAGGCCATTAACAATACATAGAATTATTTTTAAACGTTGTTTCCATTCTAGTGCAGTTTGTCCTAGATCCCTTGCCCCTGCAACCAAGAATTCTATAAGGATAAGAAATTGGAGTAAAAGAATTTCATTTATATGCATTGATAATGTAACTTTTTTTACGCGATTAAAATTTAACTTGTTGTAACTGATTATCTGTTTCACCTTCTAGCTAGTCTTGTAGTCAAAGGAGCACTTAGCCTTTTATTTGGCGTTGTATCAAACATGACAGATTTAACTTATTTTAATATCAAGGAAGCTCTTATTTTATTCATTTGATACTACCAATAACCATTTCTAGGAGGATTTGGATTAGTGGCGAAGCTAGCATTGACGGTATGAGTTCGGTCAAACCCAGTCATTTTTATCCAAActctatatttattttaaaaaatctatttaatatgtacaaattattaatttagatatCAGTAACTTTAGCATAATATGCTATTTTAAAAACCTTCtccctatttaattaaaaattatcttgtGGTGCTTGtagaaatagtaaaataaaatagtatttaagttatatacattgaTAATGTAAAATTAATCTGCGATTAGATTATTTTCAATGATctgattgtgtgtgtgtgtgtatatatatggttGATTATATGAAAAAGAAAGCTCACCTGAAAGTAAATCAGCAAGACTACCCATGGGATAATAATCACAAACAACAAACTTGATCCTTTTTGAGTATAAATAAGCTGTGATTGGAACAAGTTGCTTGCACTGTCTACTAACCCTAGCAAATTTCTCAATTCTTTTCCCAAATTCACTATTTTTCACAACCACTTTCCTAAACCTTTTTAGAGCACATATTTTCCCTTTTAAAAGCACAACTTTCTCAGTCATACCAAAATGACTCTCTCCCATAACCCCAGCTGAAGCCCTTAACACTTCTTTTAGTGTCAACCTTGGCTCGCAAGAATGAGCGACTGCTTTACCTGTTGAGACATAATATATTATTAAATGAATAAAAACATGTAATTTCTGATAGTTTAAACTTTTATATGAGATGGTTATGCAATTCAACACTACCATGGTTATGATTAGGATCACTATTTTCGTCGAAAAATATGAGGGGTACATCTTGTTTGAATCCGATGATGAATTCTTCGTGCTCATGTATAGACATTGATCTGCAGCTGTTTTCTTCATGATCGTTGAAGTTCCTTCTAACTTGGTGTTTAGTGACAAAAGCTCTTGATAACATCTTTTTAACTTAGTTAAATGGGTGTTTAAGGAAACTTTCAGAAAGAGGTTCCTTGGAGAGAATTTATTGTGTTTGGTGTGTTGTATCATTGGT contains:
- the LOC107810022 gene encoding putative inactive receptor kinase At5g58300, which gives rise to MLSRAFVTKHQVRRNFNDHEENSCRSMSIHEHEEFIIGFKQDVPLIFFDENSDPNHNHGKAVAHSCEPRLTLKEVLRASAGVMGESHFGMTEKVVLLKGKICALKRFRKVVVKNSEFGKRIEKFARVSRQCKQLVPITAYLYSKRIKFVVCDYYPMGSLADLLSGARDLGQTALEWKQRLKIILCIVNGLAFIHSQNQPKNQIKDHKDIYLNVHGNVKASNIMINIDFTACLSDYGFAQLAERTEFSDTWQKKPLPYEYAYSHELLSQKSDVYNFGIILLDILGRQGMKKEEVENGEFEFIVQGKERKQAFNVLNIALSCTNSDQEARPTMKEIVIYLGDVLRVRN